The Acidimicrobiales bacterium genome has a segment encoding these proteins:
- the ftsY gene encoding signal recognition particle-docking protein FtsY — translation MTLLVVVVLVAVFVLVVGAAVLVRSRGGGMLEAPPAPPPVPPAPPPPPVEVLPEELAPEVVAPPGEVPLPEELAPEAPAAPPRPRIRDRLGKARALVSGYVGSVLSRSTIDETTWDEIEEALIRADVGVATTGALVDSLRQRVKAESITAPDQLLAALRAQLVEDLAAGDRSLQLAEGATNVWLFVGVNGVGKTTTIGKLGLRHAAEGHRVVMAAGDTFRAAAAEQLELWARRVGADLVRGAEGSDPGAVVFDAVQRAAARQADLVLADTAGRLHTKVNLMEELRKIRRVAERDPGRVSEVLLVIDATTGQNGLIQAREFAEAVGVTGVVLTKLDGTAKGGIVLAIQAELGIPVKLVGVGEAPEDLVDFDPEEFVEALFTA, via the coding sequence ATGACCCTGCTGGTGGTGGTCGTGCTGGTGGCCGTGTTCGTGCTCGTCGTGGGCGCGGCCGTGCTGGTCCGCTCGCGCGGAGGCGGGATGCTGGAGGCGCCCCCGGCGCCGCCCCCCGTTCCTCCGGCCCCGCCGCCACCCCCAGTCGAGGTCCTCCCGGAGGAGCTGGCCCCCGAGGTGGTGGCCCCTCCCGGGGAGGTTCCGCTCCCGGAGGAGCTGGCCCCCGAGGCCCCTGCCGCTCCGCCCCGGCCCCGGATCCGGGACCGCCTGGGCAAGGCCCGGGCCCTGGTGTCCGGCTACGTCGGCTCGGTGCTGTCCCGCTCGACGATCGACGAGACCACGTGGGACGAGATCGAGGAGGCGCTGATCCGGGCCGACGTCGGCGTGGCCACGACGGGCGCCCTCGTCGACTCGTTGCGCCAGCGGGTCAAGGCCGAGTCGATCACCGCGCCCGACCAGCTGCTGGCCGCCCTGCGGGCCCAGCTGGTCGAGGACCTGGCGGCGGGGGACCGGTCCCTCCAGCTGGCCGAGGGGGCTACGAACGTCTGGTTGTTCGTCGGGGTCAACGGGGTCGGGAAGACCACGACCATCGGCAAGCTCGGCCTCCGCCACGCCGCCGAAGGTCACCGGGTGGTCATGGCGGCCGGTGACACCTTCCGCGCCGCCGCCGCCGAGCAGCTCGAGCTGTGGGCCCGCCGGGTCGGCGCCGACCTGGTTCGGGGGGCCGAGGGCTCCGATCCGGGGGCGGTCGTGTTCGACGCCGTCCAGCGGGCCGCCGCCCGGCAGGCCGACCTGGTCCTGGCCGACACCGCCGGCCGCCTCCACACCAAGGTCAACCTGATGGAGGAGCTGCGCAAGATCCGGCGGGTGGCCGAGCGCGACCCCGGTCGGGTGAGCGAGGTGCTGCTGGTCATCGACGCCACGACCGGGCAGAACGGGCTGATCCAGGCCCGGGAGTTCGCTGAGGCGGTCGGCGTCACCGGGGTGGTCCTCACCAAGCTCGACGGCACCGCCAAGGGGGGCATCGTCCTGGCCATCCAGGCCGAGCTCGGCATCCCGGTGAAGCTGGTCGGGGTGGGGGAGGCGCCGGAGGACCTGGTGGACTTCGATCCGGAGGAGTTCGTGGAGGCCCTGTTCACCGCCTAG